The Deltaproteobacteria bacterium DNA segment ATTACACAGTTCAGGCCTTTGATCTTTCTCGTCATGTTATCCACTGCTTTTTGAGCCTGTTCCTTGCTTTCAAAACCTTCGAGAGTGACACGAAACCACTTTCCCTTTTCAGGCAACTCCATCACTGCATTTTTTGGTGAAAATCCGAGATCCGTCAGTTTTTTACACAACTGGTCGGCCTTATCCTTTTCTTTAAAAGAAACAACCTGAATCTGATATTTCTCCTTCACAGGAGACGGCTTTATTTTAACTTGTTCGGCGACAGGCATTGCGGGCGGCTTTTGTTTTTGGGTTGATACCGTAGCCTGAGCCGCAGGCTGTTTTTCATCAGTACCGGCAGGTACTGTTTCAGGTACTATTTTCTCTTCACTACCTGTTTCCTGCCCTCCTGCCTTCGCGGATTCTTTCGATGTTTCGCTGACAATCTCGGCAGTCTCCGTCCTGTTTGATGATAAGCCAAGTCTTTCCAAGATCTTACCCGGAACACCACGTGCGTACTTTTCAGGGTAGGTATCGATATTTTTACCAACCGTCACGCCAAACAGAAAAACAATAAAAAGCAAACAGGACATTCCCATGATAAACAGAATCAACGCCCGTTTACCCATTTTTATTTCAAATGTACGAATATTCTTGGATGTCATTGAGCTATTCTAATAGGTTATACTATCCCGACGACTTCGTAAGAAGTCCATTTCCGACCCATTTACACCTTTGTTTCAGAGAACATCACATCTTCTCCGGTGCTGAGACTCCCAGCAATCTTAAGACATTTCTCAAAACAATGAGAATAGATTTTATCAAAAATAACCTCGCCCTGCTAAGCCCCTCTTCATCGGATAAAACCTTGTGTTTGTTATAGTAACTATGGAAAAGCGCCGCAAGATCATTAAGGTAAAATGTCAAACGGTGTGGCTCAAGGGCCAGTGCGGCTCCTTCAATCGCCTCAGGAAGACGGGAAATGGCCT contains these protein-coding regions:
- a CDS encoding SPOR domain-containing protein, which produces MTSKNIRTFEIKMGKRALILFIMGMSCLLFIVFLFGVTVGKNIDTYPEKYARGVPGKILERLGLSSNRTETAEIVSETSKESAKAGGQETGSEEKIVPETVPAGTDEKQPAAQATVSTQKQKPPAMPVAEQVKIKPSPVKEKYQIQVVSFKEKDKADQLCKKLTDLGFSPKNAVMELPEKGKWFRVTLEGFESKEQAQKAVDNMTRKIKGLNCVIHKMETKNN